One genomic window of Candidatus Pseudobacter hemicellulosilyticus includes the following:
- a CDS encoding mechanosensitive ion channel family protein, which produces MNTHQWINLIIEKLWNWWVSIIRMLPNFLLAVLVLLAFLMVARLFRRWVTNLAQKLSKSPSLAGLFGTMAYMIILLTGLSFALSILQLDKAVNSILAGAGILGLVVGFAFQDLSSNFISGIFITFKKPFDVGDTVETNGYLGKVEAIELRSTTIRTFQGLHVMIPNKEIFMKPMINYSLTPERRIELEFDVPANADLGLTEEKIKAVLEQVPQLGKEKGKEPKVYFTAMAGTAVKATVWTWIKTHQDVSYMATRHEIISKVMQILRNPPQQPSQQ; this is translated from the coding sequence ATGAATACACATCAATGGATCAATCTCATTATTGAGAAACTATGGAACTGGTGGGTCAGCATCATCAGAATGCTGCCCAATTTCCTGCTGGCCGTACTGGTCCTGCTGGCCTTCCTGATGGTGGCCCGCCTCTTCCGCAGATGGGTCACCAACCTGGCGCAGAAGCTGTCCAAAAGCCCTTCCCTGGCCGGTCTCTTTGGCACCATGGCCTATATGATCATCCTGCTGACCGGTCTCTCCTTTGCACTGAGCATCCTGCAGCTGGACAAGGCGGTCAATTCCATCCTGGCCGGTGCAGGCATCCTGGGACTGGTAGTAGGCTTCGCCTTCCAGGACCTCTCCTCCAATTTTATCTCCGGCATCTTCATCACCTTCAAAAAACCTTTTGATGTGGGCGATACCGTGGAGACCAATGGTTACCTGGGTAAAGTGGAAGCCATTGAGCTGCGCTCCACTACCATCCGTACTTTCCAGGGACTGCATGTCATGATCCCCAACAAAGAGATCTTCATGAAACCGATGATCAATTATTCCCTGACACCGGAACGCCGGATAGAGCTGGAATTTGATGTGCCGGCCAATGCCGACCTGGGCCTTACGGAAGAAAAGATCAAAGCAGTCCTGGAGCAGGTCCCGCAGTTAGGGAAAGAAAAAGGCAAAGAGCCAAAGGTCTATTTCACCGCTATGGCCGGCACAGCCGTCAAAGCCACCGTCTGGACCTGGATCAAAACACACCAGGATGTAAGCTATATGGCTACCCGCCATGAGATCATCAGCAAAGTGATGCAGATCCTCCGCAATCCACCGCAACAACCTTCACAACAATAA
- a CDS encoding Gfo/Idh/MocA family oxidoreductase gives METFTWGIIGPGNIATDFSADLELAGNAHHRLGAILHHDIKKAEDFAEKENVPLYFDNIAAFLRDSAVDAVYIATPHPMHHQQAIACLEHRIPVLCEKPLAINSRQVQEMINASIQHNTFLLDGMWIRFLPSINKLLELIESDTIGKIRTLKADMSYKAPYDPESRYFNPALGGGSLLDLGIYPVFLSHLLLGKPAGIQAYAKLSDKKIDETCAMLFHYQDGAHALLESSLITQTELIATVYGETGKLTILSHWNEKPPGIVHETYEGEKTAHPLDWKGRGLHYEMEELYNCVRQGRLYSEKLCHRFSLDLMETLDTIRQQTGIRYPADE, from the coding sequence ATGGAAACCTTTACCTGGGGCATCATTGGGCCCGGCAATATAGCAACGGATTTTTCGGCCGACCTGGAACTGGCCGGCAACGCGCACCACCGGCTGGGCGCTATCCTTCACCATGATATAAAGAAGGCAGAAGACTTCGCCGAAAAAGAGAACGTACCATTATACTTTGACAATATAGCTGCTTTCCTGCGGGATTCGGCTGTGGATGCTGTTTACATTGCCACACCACATCCCATGCACCACCAGCAGGCCATCGCCTGCCTGGAGCACCGTATTCCCGTACTCTGTGAAAAACCGCTGGCCATCAACAGCCGGCAGGTGCAGGAAATGATCAACGCCTCCATCCAGCATAATACCTTCCTGCTGGATGGTATGTGGATCCGCTTCCTGCCCAGTATCAACAAGCTCCTGGAGCTGATAGAATCTGATACCATTGGGAAGATACGGACGCTAAAAGCCGATATGAGCTACAAAGCGCCCTATGATCCGGAGAGTCGGTACTTCAATCCAGCGTTGGGCGGCGGCTCCCTGCTGGACCTCGGCATCTATCCCGTCTTTCTTTCACACCTGCTGCTGGGCAAACCCGCCGGCATACAGGCTTACGCAAAACTATCCGATAAAAAAATAGATGAGACCTGCGCCATGCTCTTCCATTACCAGGACGGCGCCCATGCTTTGCTGGAATCTTCCCTGATCACCCAGACCGAGCTCATCGCTACCGTGTACGGAGAAACGGGCAAGCTCACCATCCTCTCCCACTGGAATGAAAAACCACCCGGCATTGTGCATGAAACCTATGAAGGCGAGAAGACCGCCCATCCGCTGGACTGGAAAGGCCGCGGCCTGCACTATGAAATGGAAGAGCTGTACAACTGCGTCCGGCAGGGCCGGCTGTACAGCGAGAAACTATGCCATCGCTTCAGCCTGGATCTCATGGAAACACTTGATACGATCCGGCAGCAGACCGGCATCCGCTATCCGGCCGATGAATAA
- a CDS encoding glucose 1-dehydrogenase, translating into MAKAATRTKAARTGGVKKAASRQPAKPTDSKQLDQINMVVRPDYRGSRKLVGKVALITGGDSGIGRSVAVHFAREGADIAIVYFKSDQDAKDTRRLVEAEGRNCLLYKGDIAREAFCRKTVRDVYEQFSRLSILVNNAGTHEPDNDFMKVSSKQFHRTFEVNMYSFYYFSQEALKYLDPDGCIINTASVVAYRGSEHLIDYAATKGAVVSFTRALAKNLAPQAIRVNAVAPGPIWSPLIFASFDKEHVKKFGAKTPMGRAGYPYEVAPAFVFLASADATYITGQVIHVNGGEVVGG; encoded by the coding sequence ATGGCAAAAGCAGCAACCCGGACAAAGGCCGCCAGGACGGGCGGTGTGAAAAAAGCAGCCAGCCGGCAGCCGGCCAAACCTACCGACAGTAAACAGCTGGACCAGATCAATATGGTGGTCAGGCCGGATTACCGAGGTTCCCGCAAGCTGGTGGGCAAAGTGGCGCTGATCACCGGTGGCGACAGTGGCATCGGCCGTTCCGTAGCCGTGCATTTTGCCCGCGAAGGCGCGGATATCGCCATTGTGTATTTCAAGAGCGACCAGGACGCAAAGGATACCCGCCGGCTGGTAGAAGCGGAAGGCAGGAACTGTTTATTATACAAAGGAGATATCGCCAGAGAGGCTTTCTGTCGCAAAACAGTAAGGGATGTGTATGAGCAGTTCAGCAGGTTATCCATCCTGGTCAATAATGCAGGTACGCATGAGCCTGATAATGATTTTATGAAAGTCAGCAGTAAGCAGTTCCACCGGACCTTTGAGGTCAATATGTACTCCTTCTATTATTTCAGCCAGGAAGCGCTCAAATACCTGGATCCTGATGGCTGTATCATTAATACCGCTTCGGTGGTGGCATATCGCGGCAGTGAACACCTGATAGATTATGCAGCCACCAAGGGCGCCGTGGTATCCTTCACCAGGGCGCTGGCAAAGAACCTGGCCCCGCAGGCCATCCGCGTGAATGCTGTGGCGCCGGGTCCAATCTGGAGCCCGCTGATCTTTGCCTCTTTTGATAAGGAGCATGTGAAAAAATTTGGCGCTAAAACGCCCATGGGCAGGGCAGGCTATCCCTATGAGGTGGCCCCCGCCTTTGTATTCCTGGCATCTGCCGATGCCACTTACATTACCGGGCAGGTGATCCATGTGAATGGGGGCGAAGTGGTAGGCGGTTAA
- a CDS encoding CHASE3 domain-containing protein gives MKFRFQYIYFAFLLSFIILTVLSVLFYKRLMTSNQWANKVEHSYAVLYTLSEVDSHLKDAIGSERGFILTRDSSLLEPYLANSARIQPLLDSLRILAGNATREQRYIYQLKKVVSDRLLQIRVNINKAALEHESDLDLRLLQTKALMDDYYLVTSQLIQEQQLALDQANRQKENYQRNTPNLLFALFLFAAITFVVSFFFINRELRKRVLFQQQLQQQVGELNRANTELEQLTHTTSHHLQEPLRKIRTFTNQLMTRYKEKLPEDMNFLLTKIDASAEHMHGLTADMSNYSNLINTDERPVDVDLNYILLKVSEKMDEPLTLAQASLRITNNLPVIKGIPIQLALLFEQLIDNSLKFSRKDVPPQITITNEEVIGRKISDKILAVFGKTLYHRISIADNGMGFNNEFAEKIFELFQKLDSTRFPYQSKGIGLAMVQRIMVNHGGNVTATGIAGNGAVFYLYFPVPNR, from the coding sequence ATGAAATTCAGATTCCAATACATCTATTTCGCCTTCCTCCTATCGTTCATTATCCTGACGGTCCTCTCCGTCCTGTTCTATAAACGCCTGATGACCTCCAACCAGTGGGCCAATAAGGTAGAACACAGTTATGCCGTGCTGTATACACTCAGTGAAGTGGACTCCCACCTCAAAGATGCCATTGGCAGCGAGCGGGGTTTTATATTAACGCGGGACAGCAGCCTGCTGGAGCCCTACCTGGCCAACAGCGCCCGGATCCAGCCACTCCTGGACAGCCTCCGCATACTGGCCGGCAACGCCACCCGCGAACAACGGTATATCTACCAGCTGAAGAAAGTGGTGTCCGACCGGCTTCTCCAGATCAGGGTCAATATCAATAAGGCCGCGCTGGAACACGAATCCGACCTGGACCTGCGGCTGCTGCAGACCAAAGCCCTGATGGACGATTATTACCTGGTGACCAGCCAGCTCATCCAGGAACAGCAGCTGGCGCTGGACCAGGCCAACCGGCAAAAAGAAAACTACCAGCGCAATACCCCCAACCTGCTCTTTGCCCTTTTCCTGTTTGCTGCTATCACCTTTGTGGTCTCTTTCTTTTTCATCAACCGCGAGCTGCGCAAACGCGTGCTGTTCCAGCAGCAGCTGCAACAGCAGGTGGGCGAGCTGAACCGCGCCAATACCGAACTGGAACAGCTGACCCATACCACTTCCCACCACCTGCAGGAACCCCTGCGCAAGATCAGGACCTTCACCAACCAGCTCATGACCCGCTATAAGGAAAAGCTGCCCGAGGATATGAATTTCCTGCTCACCAAGATTGACGCCTCCGCCGAACATATGCACGGCCTTACAGCCGACATGTCCAATTATTCCAACCTCATCAACACCGATGAAAGACCGGTGGACGTAGACCTGAATTATATCCTGCTGAAAGTATCGGAAAAAATGGATGAGCCGCTCACCCTGGCACAGGCCAGCCTGCGCATCACCAATAACCTGCCCGTGATCAAAGGGATCCCCATCCAGCTGGCCCTGCTCTTTGAACAGCTGATCGACAATTCCCTGAAGTTCTCCCGAAAAGATGTACCGCCGCAGATCACCATCACCAATGAAGAAGTGATTGGCCGGAAGATCAGTGATAAGATCCTGGCCGTATTTGGCAAGACCCTCTACCACAGGATAAGCATTGCCGATAATGGGATGGGCTTCAATAATGAGTTTGCAGAGAAGATCTTTGAGCTGTTCCAGAAGCTCGACAGCACGCGCTTCCCTTACCAGAGCAAGGGCATCGGCCTGGCCATGGTGCAGCGCATCATGGTGAACCATGGCGGCAATGTGACCGCTACCGGCATTGCCGGCAACGGCGCTGTATTCTACCTGTATTTCCCGGTACCTAACCGCTGA